From Micromonospora echinospora, one genomic window encodes:
- a CDS encoding IS5 family transposase yields the protein MGDRKPYPSDVTDAQWALIGPFLRAWKAKRVSVSGHQGDYDLREIVNAILYQNRTGCQWAYLPHDLPPKSATYYYFALWRDDGTDQAIHDLLRCQAREKAGRTEDPTAVVLDSQSVRAANHVPAATTGKDAGKKVSGRKRALAVDTLGLVIAVVVTAASVTDNAIGIRLLDTVVERAPTVTRAWVDAGFKQDLALHGAVLGVDVEVVKRSDTRPGFVPVRKRWIVEQTYGTLMLHRRLVREYESRPESAVSRTLWASMVTIVRRLTGTSTPSWRHR from the coding sequence ATGGGTGATCGGAAGCCGTACCCCAGCGATGTCACCGACGCGCAGTGGGCGTTGATCGGGCCGTTCCTGCGGGCGTGGAAGGCCAAGCGGGTCTCGGTGTCGGGGCATCAGGGTGACTACGACCTGCGGGAGATCGTGAACGCGATCCTCTACCAGAACCGGACCGGCTGTCAGTGGGCGTACCTGCCGCACGACCTGCCGCCGAAGTCCGCGACCTACTACTACTTCGCCCTGTGGCGGGACGACGGCACCGACCAGGCGATCCATGATCTGCTGCGCTGCCAGGCCAGGGAGAAGGCCGGCCGGACCGAGGATCCGACCGCGGTCGTGTTGGACAGCCAGTCGGTCCGGGCGGCGAACCATGTCCCGGCCGCCACGACCGGCAAGGACGCCGGCAAGAAGGTGTCCGGCCGCAAGCGCGCCCTGGCCGTGGACACCCTCGGTCTGGTCATCGCGGTCGTGGTGACCGCCGCCTCGGTCACCGACAACGCCATCGGCATCCGACTGCTCGACACAGTCGTCGAGCGCGCCCCGACGGTCACCCGGGCGTGGGTCGACGCCGGGTTCAAGCAGGACCTCGCGCTGCACGGCGCCGTCCTCGGGGTCGACGTCGAGGTCGTCAAACGATCCGACACCCGACCCGGGTTCGTGCCAGTACGCAAGCGGTGGATCGTCGAGCAGACCTACGGCACGTTGATGCTGCACCGCCGGCTCGTGCGCGAGTACGAGAGCCGCCCGGAATCGGCCGTGTCACGAACGTTGTGGGCGTCGATGGTCACCATCGTGCGCCGGCTGACCGGCACCAGCACACCGTCCTGGCGACACCGGTGA
- a CDS encoding RICIN domain-containing protein has translation MSLAWNDGRRWRRAFAYAVAMMMAFGFWIVPAQPAAAAFSAPTAVGVGAPGDARVWEAIATTAGSLIRARNYRVGLPGANVDAQRWQWERVASSTTAGITFRIRNVASSRCLDRTSAGLVINDCSTANSQRWRAPLDNPYGGWTLVNVGNSQCLATLNDPNSGASMTTAVCNGSALQRWKLRPAPHDCTVRSSDWTMTEVCTIQSSGRMRGLFTNWHHYPLSMAWLDPELYVLSNTVRNYTQLRPLKPDGSQGSTGVEFGLRADRSVQPTGSVSYGAYWMEWDANSGTEQYHELSPVQAPLSHTADERNHTFMLLGNGDAGQWDLLYDYNTVATTALQAGGSTRLSRSGTAIRYPRAVTASQPFGYRTQLLDGNQVWRLPYLSDIGLAEPKKCDTPPRYEDWIYDVVNLPPNCITSSYKAVAGATSTDPPVLDSFGVGKPGTAAATAAGPPPSSAPAAAIHNGVDQRTLADCLMSGSTDCLDRVPGLADCVSARLVCNINNLNNQPSRSETTPMTAEQALREAGRTFRTVGDVSDALVATKRAAATPQIKGIPRDELVHVVTSSARVHSLAASNTNTYDGYVAVFDAASQRLLYACLGVGCQGQR, from the coding sequence ATGAGCCTGGCTTGGAACGATGGCCGCCGCTGGCGTCGAGCGTTCGCCTACGCGGTTGCCATGATGATGGCTTTCGGCTTCTGGATCGTGCCCGCTCAACCGGCCGCAGCGGCGTTCTCGGCACCGACGGCAGTGGGTGTGGGAGCGCCGGGCGACGCCAGGGTGTGGGAGGCGATCGCTACCACCGCTGGGTCCCTGATCCGGGCACGGAACTATCGCGTAGGTCTTCCTGGCGCCAATGTCGACGCCCAGCGTTGGCAGTGGGAACGCGTAGCGTCCAGCACGACTGCGGGAATCACCTTCCGCATCCGCAACGTGGCGAGTTCACGCTGCCTCGATCGGACCTCGGCGGGTCTGGTGATCAACGACTGCAGCACGGCCAATTCACAGCGGTGGCGTGCCCCACTCGACAATCCATACGGTGGGTGGACGTTGGTGAACGTCGGCAATTCGCAGTGCTTGGCCACGCTTAACGACCCCAACTCTGGGGCGTCGATGACAACGGCCGTCTGCAACGGCAGCGCGTTACAACGTTGGAAGCTCAGGCCTGCTCCTCATGACTGTACCGTCCGTAGTAGCGACTGGACGATGACAGAGGTGTGCACCATCCAAAGCAGCGGTCGCATGCGGGGCCTGTTCACGAACTGGCATCACTACCCGCTGAGCATGGCGTGGCTTGACCCTGAGCTCTACGTACTCAGCAACACTGTGAGGAACTACACGCAGTTGAGGCCGCTCAAGCCCGACGGCAGCCAGGGCTCCACTGGGGTGGAGTTCGGCCTACGCGCTGATCGGAGTGTCCAGCCAACAGGCAGTGTTTCTTACGGGGCCTACTGGATGGAGTGGGACGCCAACTCCGGTACAGAGCAATACCACGAACTGAGCCCTGTGCAGGCACCTCTGTCCCACACCGCTGACGAACGCAACCACACGTTCATGCTGCTTGGCAATGGCGACGCTGGCCAGTGGGATCTGCTGTACGACTACAACACTGTTGCTACCACCGCACTCCAGGCAGGCGGCTCGACGCGGTTGTCCCGCTCTGGCACTGCCATCCGGTATCCACGCGCGGTGACGGCCAGCCAACCATTCGGGTACAGGACCCAGTTGCTGGATGGAAACCAGGTGTGGCGCTTGCCCTACCTCAGCGACATCGGTTTGGCTGAGCCGAAGAAGTGCGACACCCCACCGCGCTACGAGGACTGGATCTACGACGTGGTGAACCTTCCCCCGAACTGCATTACCTCCTCCTATAAGGCGGTAGCCGGTGCCACGTCCACCGATCCGCCCGTGCTTGACTCATTCGGTGTCGGCAAGCCAGGTACCGCAGCTGCCACGGCCGCCGGGCCACCTCCATCTTCGGCACCGGCGGCCGCAATTCACAACGGTGTTGACCAGCGTACTTTGGCTGACTGCCTGATGAGTGGTTCGACTGACTGCCTGGACCGCGTACCAGGACTGGCCGACTGCGTCTCCGCCCGGCTCGTCTGCAATATTAACAATCTCAACAACCAGCCGAGCCGTTCGGAGACCACGCCGATGACGGCCGAACAGGCACTTCGTGAGGCTGGAAGAACCTTCCGAACGGTCGGTGACGTGTCTGACGCGCTGGTCGCCACGAAGCGGGCAGCGGCGACCCCGCAGATCAAGGGGATTCCCCGAGATGAGCTGGTGCATGTGGTGACCTCTTCCGCGCGGGTCCATTCGTTGGCCGCTTCCAACACCAACACGTACGACGGCTACGTCGCCGTCTTCGACGCGGCGAGCCAACGCCTGCTCTACGCGTGTCTCGGTGTCGGCTGTCAAGGCCAGCGATGA
- a CDS encoding IS5 family transposase codes for MDGPVGPDRTPPERLAQARTEAGVGDRTPTHDLRDIFDAILYVNRTGIAWRYLPHDFPPHPTVYGYFAAWSKEGIFIELNYQLTGLVRDHRGRTIEPTASITDSQSVKTSTNVPLATQGTDGGKKIVGRERGVITDTLGLFLAVIVTAASASASDNAIGMDLLDQATTTYPTLTKTWVDAGFKNRSPNTAPPSASASTPKDPRIKGFGVVKRRWVVERTLGWLMHHR; via the coding sequence GTGGATGGCCCGGTGGGCCCTGATCGCACCCCGCCTGAACGCCTGGCCCAGGCCCGCACCGAGGCCGGCGTCGGCGACCGCACCCCCACCCACGACCTACGCGACATCTTCGACGCCATTCTGTACGTCAACCGCACCGGCATCGCCTGGCGCTACCTACCCCACGACTTCCCGCCCCACCCGACGGTCTACGGCTACTTCGCCGCATGGAGCAAGGAAGGCATTTTCATCGAGCTGAACTACCAGCTCACCGGCCTCGTCCGCGATCACCGCGGCCGCACCATCGAACCCACCGCATCCATCACGGACAGCCAGAGCGTGAAGACCTCCACCAACGTTCCACTGGCCACCCAGGGCACCGACGGCGGCAAGAAGATCGTCGGCCGCGAACGCGGCGTCATCACCGACACCCTCGGCCTGTTCCTCGCCGTCATCGTCACCGCCGCCAGCGCCAGCGCCAGCGACAACGCCATCGGCATGGACCTGCTCGACCAGGCCACCACCACCTACCCCACCCTGACCAAGACCTGGGTCGACGCCGGATTCAAGAACCGCTCGCCGAACACGGCACCGCCCTCGGCGTCGGCGTCGACGCCAAAGGACCCACGCATCAAGGGCTTCGGCGTGGTCAAACGCCGATGGGTCGTCGAACGCACCCTCGGCTGGCTTATGCACCACCGCTGA
- a CDS encoding VOC family protein encodes MANEAPDYFQPEGGLVLTHLLIVRDVDRSREFYQRVLGATVVRDRQPAILRFHNSYIVINSEGGPTDDKPDVQAQAPTASNTLSSAMNIRVTDVHAVYEQWRSRGGEFLTEPKDHGVEIRCYLQDPDGYLIELGQGTGILAEMGQAVTRPDWPVGA; translated from the coding sequence ATGGCGAACGAGGCGCCGGACTACTTTCAGCCCGAGGGCGGGCTGGTGCTCACGCATCTGCTGATCGTGCGGGACGTGGACCGGTCACGGGAGTTCTATCAGCGGGTGCTGGGAGCCACGGTGGTGCGGGACCGCCAGCCGGCGATTCTGCGGTTCCACAACAGCTACATTGTGATCAACAGCGAGGGCGGTCCGACCGACGACAAGCCGGACGTACAGGCCCAGGCGCCGACAGCCTCGAACACCCTGAGCAGCGCGATGAACATCCGGGTCACGGACGTCCACGCTGTCTATGAGCAGTGGCGGTCCCGGGGTGGCGAGTTCCTGACCGAGCCGAAGGACCACGGCGTCGAGATCCGCTGCTACCTGCAGGATCCGGACGGCTACCTGATCGAGCTTGGCCAGGGCACCGGGATCCTCGCCGAGATGGGCCAGGCCGTCACGCGGCCTGACTGGCCGGTGGGTGCATGA